The Delphinus delphis chromosome 2, mDelDel1.2, whole genome shotgun sequence genome contains a region encoding:
- the WHAMM gene encoding WASP homolog-associated protein with actin, membranes and microtubules isoform X1: protein MEDEQPDSLEGWVPVREDLFAEPERHQLRFLVAWNDVEGKFAVTCHDRTAQRRRRKGSQPGPELVSEPVSEAAAPPPSWAGLLSAAGLRGAHQQLAALWPPLERCFPRLPPELDAGGGGAWGLGLGLWTLVWPARTDLGEAALQELCGQLERYLGQAADACGGAAVRDALFPAEGCAADCESLREFRERVLRARRDEAGARLRQVLQGHEKANTMVALMKVYREEDEAYQELVTAATMFFQYLLQPFRDMRELATSCKLAILKSLDEDGLGPKRIVALQKEAQEWTRRAEEAIVSIQDITVNYFEKTVEALAGMQKQMAQDEKRFGQAAWATATPRLEKLKLMLARETLQLMRAKELCFSHKRAEIQGKIEDLPEQEKKINVVDELEIQYYEVQLELYEVKFEILKYEEILLVTQLDSIKRLIKDKQDEVIYYDPCENPEELKVMDHVMGLQDDKNLEVKELSRQCQQLESKRGRICARRARLRNRKDQCKENHRLRLQQAEESIKYFHQHHSVQRKRDQKKEEEQKKKEWINQERQKTLQRLRAFKERCPGRSVLKSSRSHPVAAHLPSGPPRQTSPPTSQMTAVIHPSSRKTRSAPLAEVSNVRTPEHEDCARNIPVQTFVPVGAHTHCRSSEELSLLPPPPPPPPPPPPPPPPLPAPPFSSQSANHRNLHFRTSAKDDQPLPLVCESPAESPCGSSDSLSCPGSMDEVLASLRHDRAPLQKAQAPTLSPPRASVNEHILAAIRQGVKLKKVHPDLGPSPSNKPTSDLERSIKAALQRIKRVSADSEEDDRDEQNPGEWDR, encoded by the exons ATGGAGGACGAGCAACCCGACAGCTTGGAGGGCTGGGTGCCTGTCCGCGAGGACCTCTTCGCCGAGCCCGAGCGGCACCAGCTGCGCTTCCTCGTGGCCTGGAACGACGTGGAGGGCAAGTTCGCTGTGACTTGTCACGACCGCACGGCGCAGCGGCGGCGGCGTAAGGGGAGCCAGCCCGGGCCCGAGCTGGTGTCCGAGCCCGTGTCTGAGGCCGCCGCGCCCCCGCCCAGCTGGGCAGGCCTGCTCTCGGCCGCCGGGCTCCGCGGCGCGCACCAGCAGCTGGCGGCGCTGTGGCCGCCGCTGGAGCGCTGCTTCCCGCGGCTGCCGCCGGAACTGGACGCGGGCGGTggcggggcctggggcctggggctcgGGCTGTGGACGCTGGTATGGCCGGCGCGCACGGACCTCGGCGAGGCGGCGCTGCAGGAGCTGTGCGGGCAGCTGGAGCGCTACCTGGGCCAGGCGGCCGACGCCTGCGGCGGCGCCGCGGTGCGCGACGCGCTCTTCCCCGCCGAGGGATGCGCGGCCGACTGCGAGAGCCTGCGCGAGTTCCGGGAGCGGGTCCTGCGCGCGCGGCGGGACGAGGCGGGGGCGCGGCTGCGCCAG GTGCTTCAAGGGCATGAAAAAGCCAACACCATGGTAGCATTAATGAAAGTGTATCGAGAGGAAGATGAAGCATACCAGGAATTAGTTACTGCTGCAACCATGTTCTTCCAGTATTTACTGCAGCCATTCAGGGATATGCGAGAACTTGCAACTTCATGTAAGCTTGCTATTTTG AAGTCCTTGGATGAGGATGGTCTGGGTCCTAAAAGGATAGTTGCCCTGCAGAAGGAAGCCCAAGAATGGACCAGACGGGCTGAAGAAGCTATAGTCTCGATTCAAGATATTACagtgaattattttgaaaaaacagTAGAAGCATTAGCag gaatgcagaaacaaatggCACAGGATGAGAAGAGATTTGGCCAGGCTGCCTGGGCCACAGCAACTCCCAGGTTAGAAAAACTCAAGCTGATGTTAGCTCGGGAGACTCTGCAACTCATGAGAGCCAAAGAGTTGTGTTTCAGTCACAAAAGAGCTGAAATTCAGGGAAAG ATAGAAGATCTtccagaacaagaaaaaaaaataaatgttgtagACGAATTAGAAATACAATATTATGAAGTTCAGTTAGAACTATACGAGGTTAAATTtgagatattaaaatatgaagaaatactGCTTGTTACACAGTTGGACTCTATTAAAAGACTTATAAAAg ATAAACAGGATGAAGTTATCTATTATGATCCATGTGAAAATCCAGAGGAACTTAAAGTCATGGATCATGTAATGGGGCTGCAGGATGATAAGAATCTGGAGGTGAAGGAACTCAGCCGGCAGTGCCAGCAGCTGGAATCTAAACGGGGCAGGATCTGTGCCAGAAGAGCCCGTCTCAGGAACAGAAAG GATCAATGCAAAGAAAATCATCGACTCAGATTGCAGCAGGCTgaagaaagcataaaatattttcatcagcaTCATAGCGTTCAGAGG aaaagagaccagaaaaaagaggaggagcaaaagaaaaaagaatggataaaccaagAGCGCCAAAAAACACTCCAACGATTGAGAGCATTTAAAGAG agaTGTCCAGGTCGCTCTGTCCTAAAGAGCTCTCGCTCGCACCCTGTGGCTGCACACCTGCCGAGTGGACCTCCCCGGCAGACGTCCCCGCCGACTTCTCAGATGACGGCGGTGATCCATCCGTCCTCTAGGAAAACCAGAAGCGCTCCCTTAGCCGAAGTTAGTAACGTGAGAACCCCTGAGCATGAAGACTGTGCTAGAAACATCCCTGTTCAGACTTTTGTTCCAGTTGGTGCCCATACACACTGCAGATCAAGTGAGGAGTTGTCACTGCTGCCACCTCcgccaccaccaccgccaccaccaccaccaccaccaccgcccctcCCTGCTCCGCCCTTTTCTTCTCAATCTGCAAATCATCGGAATTTACACTTCAGGACTTCAGCGAAAGATGATCAGCCACTTCCTCTAGTGTGTGAATCGCCCGCTGAGAGCCCGTGTGGTTCCTCAGACAGTCTTAGCTGCCCAG GGTCGATGGATGAAGTGCTGGCCTCCTTAAGGCATGACAGGGCCCCTCTCCAGAAGGCGCAAGCGCCCACTTTGTCCCCTCCCCGTGCCTCAGTCAATGAGCACATTCTGGCTGCCATAAGGCAAGGGGTCAAACTGAAGAAAGTTCACCCTGACCTTGGCCCGAGCCCCAGCAATAAACCCACCAGCGACCTGGAGAGGAGCATCAAGGCGGCGCTCCAGAGAATCAAGAGAGTATCTGCTGACTCGGAGGAGGACGATCGTGATGAGCAGAACCCCGGCGAGTGGGACCGTTAG
- the WHAMM gene encoding WASP homolog-associated protein with actin, membranes and microtubules isoform X2 gives MEDEQPDSLEGWVPVREDLFAEPERHQLRFLVAWNDVEGKFAVTCHDRTAQRRRRKGSQPGPELVSEPVSEAAAPPPSWAGLLSAAGLRGAHQQLAALWPPLERCFPRLPPELDAGGGGAWGLGLGLWTLVWPARTDLGEAALQELCGQLERYLGQAADACGGAAVRDALFPAEGCAADCESLREFRERVLRARRDEAGARLRQVLQGHEKANTMVALMKVYREEDEAYQELVTAATMFFQYLLQPFRDMRELATSCKLAILKSLDEDGLGPKRIVALQKEAQEWTRRAEEAIVSIQDITVNYFEKTVEALAGMQKQMAQDEKRFGQAAWATATPRLEKLKLMLARETLQLMRAKELCFSHKRAEIQGKIEDLPEQEKKINVVDELEIQYYEVQLELYEVKFEILKYEEILLVTQLDSIKRLIKDEL, from the exons ATGGAGGACGAGCAACCCGACAGCTTGGAGGGCTGGGTGCCTGTCCGCGAGGACCTCTTCGCCGAGCCCGAGCGGCACCAGCTGCGCTTCCTCGTGGCCTGGAACGACGTGGAGGGCAAGTTCGCTGTGACTTGTCACGACCGCACGGCGCAGCGGCGGCGGCGTAAGGGGAGCCAGCCCGGGCCCGAGCTGGTGTCCGAGCCCGTGTCTGAGGCCGCCGCGCCCCCGCCCAGCTGGGCAGGCCTGCTCTCGGCCGCCGGGCTCCGCGGCGCGCACCAGCAGCTGGCGGCGCTGTGGCCGCCGCTGGAGCGCTGCTTCCCGCGGCTGCCGCCGGAACTGGACGCGGGCGGTggcggggcctggggcctggggctcgGGCTGTGGACGCTGGTATGGCCGGCGCGCACGGACCTCGGCGAGGCGGCGCTGCAGGAGCTGTGCGGGCAGCTGGAGCGCTACCTGGGCCAGGCGGCCGACGCCTGCGGCGGCGCCGCGGTGCGCGACGCGCTCTTCCCCGCCGAGGGATGCGCGGCCGACTGCGAGAGCCTGCGCGAGTTCCGGGAGCGGGTCCTGCGCGCGCGGCGGGACGAGGCGGGGGCGCGGCTGCGCCAG GTGCTTCAAGGGCATGAAAAAGCCAACACCATGGTAGCATTAATGAAAGTGTATCGAGAGGAAGATGAAGCATACCAGGAATTAGTTACTGCTGCAACCATGTTCTTCCAGTATTTACTGCAGCCATTCAGGGATATGCGAGAACTTGCAACTTCATGTAAGCTTGCTATTTTG AAGTCCTTGGATGAGGATGGTCTGGGTCCTAAAAGGATAGTTGCCCTGCAGAAGGAAGCCCAAGAATGGACCAGACGGGCTGAAGAAGCTATAGTCTCGATTCAAGATATTACagtgaattattttgaaaaaacagTAGAAGCATTAGCag gaatgcagaaacaaatggCACAGGATGAGAAGAGATTTGGCCAGGCTGCCTGGGCCACAGCAACTCCCAGGTTAGAAAAACTCAAGCTGATGTTAGCTCGGGAGACTCTGCAACTCATGAGAGCCAAAGAGTTGTGTTTCAGTCACAAAAGAGCTGAAATTCAGGGAAAG ATAGAAGATCTtccagaacaagaaaaaaaaataaatgttgtagACGAATTAGAAATACAATATTATGAAGTTCAGTTAGAACTATACGAGGTTAAATTtgagatattaaaatatgaagaaatactGCTTGTTACACAGTTGGACTCTATTAAAAGACTTATAAAAg atgaactttag